A part of Streptomyces sp. DSM 40750 genomic DNA contains:
- a CDS encoding family 2 encapsulin nanocompartment cargo protein polyprenyl transferase gives MGEFMTETKQSPAETQAGGALRSEIPERRNPITLPSDPTGAVDSVEAVHSAGVGEPVKTVRSAGVGEPAEGVGSADAVGPVMSGASVGGRGTVGRPGAASPFDGQEAAGILEQARVSVDPELRRAVGSLPGSMRRVARYHFGWEQADGTPAAGNAGKAIRPALVLAAVAALGGRESTAVRAAAAVELVHNFTLLHDDVMDRDTTRRHRATAWTVFGIPDAILAGDALQALAQRLLAEDPHPASAAAAARLASCVVELCAGQHTDTEMEGRRPEDVTLDEVLAMAEAKTGALLGCACALGALYAGAGEEDVQALDAFGREAGLAFQLIDDVIGIWGDPSRTGKPAGADLMVRKKSLPVVAALASGTPEAAELAELYGLPYEEGDLERTTSVVERAGGRDWAQIQAADRMARAMHELSRAVPDPESAGGLLALAEFVTRRSS, from the coding sequence ATGGGTGAGTTCATGACGGAGACGAAGCAGAGCCCCGCCGAAACCCAGGCCGGCGGCGCTCTGAGAAGCGAGATCCCGGAAAGGCGGAACCCCATCACGCTTCCATCAGACCCGACGGGAGCGGTGGATTCGGTGGAAGCGGTGCATTCGGCGGGAGTCGGTGAGCCGGTCAAGACCGTGCGTTCGGCGGGAGTCGGTGAGCCGGCGGAGGGTGTGGGGTCGGCGGACGCGGTGGGGCCGGTGATGTCAGGGGCGTCTGTCGGTGGCCGGGGGACCGTCGGGCGGCCGGGGGCGGCGAGTCCGTTCGACGGGCAGGAGGCGGCGGGGATCCTGGAGCAGGCGCGGGTGTCCGTCGACCCCGAACTGCGCCGGGCCGTCGGGTCGTTGCCCGGCTCGATGCGCCGGGTCGCGCGCTACCACTTCGGCTGGGAGCAGGCGGACGGCACCCCGGCCGCGGGGAACGCGGGCAAGGCGATACGTCCCGCGCTGGTCCTGGCCGCGGTCGCCGCGCTCGGCGGCCGAGAGTCCACCGCCGTACGGGCCGCCGCCGCGGTGGAGCTGGTGCACAACTTCACGCTGCTGCACGACGACGTGATGGACCGGGACACCACCCGCAGGCACCGGGCCACCGCGTGGACCGTGTTCGGGATCCCCGACGCGATCCTCGCCGGGGACGCGTTGCAGGCCCTGGCCCAGCGGTTGCTCGCCGAGGACCCGCATCCGGCGTCGGCCGCGGCCGCCGCGCGGCTCGCGTCCTGTGTCGTCGAACTGTGCGCGGGACAGCACACGGACACAGAGATGGAAGGGCGCCGGCCGGAGGACGTCACCCTCGACGAGGTGCTCGCCATGGCCGAGGCGAAGACGGGCGCACTGCTCGGCTGCGCCTGCGCGCTGGGGGCGTTGTACGCGGGGGCCGGTGAGGAGGATGTCCAGGCCCTCGACGCGTTCGGGCGGGAGGCCGGGCTGGCCTTCCAGCTCATCGACGACGTGATCGGCATCTGGGGAGACCCGAGCCGCACCGGCAAGCCGGCCGGGGCGGACCTCATGGTCCGCAAGAAGTCCCTCCCGGTGGTCGCCGCGCTCGCCTCCGGCACTCCGGAGGCCGCCGAACTCGCCGAGCTGTACGGACTGCCGTACGAGGAAGGGGACCTGGAACGTACGACGTCGGTCGTGGAGCGGGCCGGCGGCCGTGACTGGGCGCAGATCCAGGCGGCCGATCGTATGGCCCGGGCCATGCACGAACTGTCCCGTGCGGTACCGGACCCGGAATCGGCCGGCGGGCTCCTCGCGCTGGCCGAGTTCGTGACGCGCCGCAGCAGCTGA
- a CDS encoding YciI family protein, with the protein MKYLVMVLGTQADYEGMRGKASEHSPAWTREQLQAMHAHMGAINDDLAKTGEMIDGQGLAEPAQTRFVTAGADGKPVITDGPYPETKELLAGYWLLECASLDRVTEIAARVAQCPGPEGLTEYPVVIRPVLEDAGDI; encoded by the coding sequence ATGAAGTACCTGGTGATGGTCCTGGGCACGCAGGCGGACTACGAGGGCATGCGCGGCAAGGCATCCGAGCATTCCCCGGCCTGGACACGGGAGCAGTTGCAGGCCATGCACGCCCACATGGGCGCGATCAACGACGACCTCGCCAAGACCGGAGAGATGATCGACGGCCAAGGGCTGGCCGAGCCGGCTCAGACCCGGTTCGTCACGGCCGGCGCCGACGGCAAGCCGGTGATCACGGACGGGCCGTACCCGGAGACCAAAGAGTTGCTCGCCGGCTACTGGCTCCTGGAGTGCGCGAGCCTGGACCGGGTCACGGAGATCGCGGCCCGCGTGGCCCAGTGCCCCGGCCCCGAGGGGCTCACGGAGTACCCGGTGGTGATCCGGCCGGTACTGGAGGACGCGGGGGACATCTGA
- a CDS encoding VOC family protein, with product MRWTYAFVDRPAAGFERACAFWTAVTATKLSEPRGERGEFVTLLPETGDACVKAQGVASGDGGAHLDFAVEDVPALVDRAVRLGAEVVAPNDGWAVLRSPAGQLFCAVPWHGESVRPPVVDGSRLDQVCLDVAPAEFDGEVAFWAALSGWDSHAGSLPEFHVLRPPAGLPVRILLQRLDTPRPISAHLDLACTDIDATRTHHEHLGATFVAGHSHWTVMRDPSGGTYCLTGRDPQTGGLPPRTE from the coding sequence ATCCGGTGGACGTATGCCTTCGTCGACCGGCCCGCGGCTGGGTTCGAGCGAGCGTGCGCCTTCTGGACGGCCGTCACAGCGACCAAGCTGTCCGAACCGCGGGGAGAACGGGGTGAGTTCGTGACCCTGTTGCCCGAGACGGGCGACGCGTGCGTGAAGGCGCAGGGTGTCGCGTCCGGCGACGGCGGCGCTCACCTGGACTTCGCCGTCGAGGACGTACCCGCGCTCGTGGACCGGGCGGTCCGGCTCGGCGCCGAGGTGGTCGCCCCGAACGACGGCTGGGCGGTGCTGCGCTCGCCCGCCGGGCAGCTCTTCTGCGCGGTGCCGTGGCACGGGGAGTCGGTACGGCCGCCGGTGGTCGACGGGAGCCGCCTGGACCAGGTGTGCCTGGACGTGGCACCGGCCGAGTTCGACGGCGAGGTCGCGTTCTGGGCAGCCCTGTCGGGCTGGGACTCCCACGCGGGCTCACTCCCGGAGTTCCACGTCCTCCGCCCGCCGGCGGGTCTCCCCGTCCGCATCCTCCTCCAACGCCTCGACACCCCCCGCCCCATCTCCGCCCACCTCGACCTGGCCTGCACCGACATCGACGCCACCCGCACCCACCACGAACACCTCGGCGCCACGTTCGTGGCCGGTCACTCGCACTGGACGGTGATGCGAGACCCGTCGGGCGGCACGTACTGCCTGACGGGCCGCGACCCGCAGACGGGCGGGTTGCCGCCGAGGACGGAGTGA
- a CDS encoding VOC family protein — translation MATNDPNTANRLPAPDVKLAQCFLAVDDHDKALAFYRDVLGMEVRGDVGFEGMRWVTVGSPLQPDVEIVLEPPAADPGISPADRETIATLLAKGVLRGVNFTTTDCDALYARVESSGADVLQEPTDQPYGVRDCAFRDPAGNMLRFMERRA, via the coding sequence ATGGCTACGAACGATCCGAACACTGCGAACAGACTCCCGGCCCCGGATGTGAAGCTCGCCCAGTGCTTCCTCGCCGTCGACGACCACGACAAGGCGCTCGCCTTCTATCGCGACGTGCTGGGCATGGAGGTCCGCGGTGACGTCGGCTTCGAGGGGATGCGCTGGGTGACCGTGGGCTCTCCCCTCCAACCGGACGTCGAGATCGTCCTGGAACCACCCGCCGCCGACCCCGGCATCTCCCCCGCCGACCGCGAGACCATCGCCACCCTCCTCGCCAAGGGCGTCCTACGCGGCGTCAACTTCACCACGACCGACTGCGACGCCCTCTACGCCCGCGTCGAGTCCTCCGGCGCCGACGTCCTCCAAGAGCCCACGGACCAGCCCTATGGCGTCCGCGACTGCGCCTTCCGCGACCCGGCGGGCAACATGCTCCGCTTCATGGAACGCCGAGCCTGA
- a CDS encoding helix-turn-helix transcriptional regulator, with protein MNRDDLVRLRRARDRMDREYAEPLDVTTLARTALMSPGHFQRSFRAAFGETPYGYLMTRRIERAKALLRRGDLTVTEVCIAVGCTSLGSFSSRFTELVGETPSAYRARSHDESAAIPACVAKRLTRPARHRIRTTEPGAAP; from the coding sequence ATGAACCGGGACGATCTGGTGCGGCTGCGGCGGGCGCGCGACCGCATGGACCGCGAGTACGCCGAGCCGCTGGACGTGACCACCCTCGCGCGCACGGCGCTCATGTCCCCCGGCCACTTCCAGCGCAGCTTCCGCGCGGCCTTCGGCGAGACCCCGTACGGCTATCTCATGACCCGCCGCATAGAGCGCGCCAAGGCGTTGCTGCGCCGCGGCGACCTGACGGTGACCGAGGTGTGCATAGCCGTGGGCTGTACGTCACTGGGCTCCTTCAGCTCCCGCTTCACGGAGCTGGTCGGCGAGACGCCGAGCGCGTACCGGGCGCGCTCGCACGACGAGAGTGCGGCGATCCCCGCGTGCGTGGCGAAGCGCCTGACCCGGCCCGCCCGCCATCGGATACGCACGACGGAACCCGGCGCAGCGCCCTAG
- the sodN gene encoding superoxide dismutase, Ni, with protein sequence MLSRLFAPKVKVSAHCDLPCGVYDPAQARIEAESVKAVQEKMAANDDAHFQARATVIKEQRAELAKHHVSVLWSDYFKPPHFEKYPELHQLVNDTLKALSAAKGSTDPATGQTALDYIAQIDKIFWETKKA encoded by the coding sequence ATGCTTTCCCGCCTGTTTGCCCCCAAGGTGAAGGTCAGCGCACACTGCGACCTGCCCTGCGGTGTGTACGACCCGGCCCAGGCCCGCATCGAGGCGGAGTCGGTGAAGGCCGTGCAGGAGAAGATGGCCGCCAACGACGACGCGCACTTCCAGGCTCGCGCGACCGTCATCAAGGAGCAGCGCGCCGAGCTCGCCAAGCACCACGTTTCGGTGCTGTGGAGCGACTACTTCAAGCCCCCGCACTTCGAGAAGTACCCGGAGCTGCACCAGCTGGTCAACGACACCCTCAAGGCCCTCTCGGCCGCGAAGGGCTCGACCGACCCGGCGACGGGCCAGACGGCGCTCGACTACATCGCCCAGATCGACAAGATCTTCTGGGAGACCAAGAAGGCCTGA
- the sodX gene encoding nickel-type superoxide dismutase maturation protease, with amino-acid sequence MPELSQESEQGRALLPFGVAEVTGPSMVPTLRHGDQLLVHYGARLRVGDVVVLRHPFQQDLLVVKRAAERRDGGWWVLGDNAYAGGDSTDYGAVPDELVLGKVRFRYRPRPDGQRSPFALARWALSAARPVLGDRSASRRLRAR; translated from the coding sequence ATGCCGGAGCTGTCGCAGGAGAGCGAGCAGGGGAGGGCCCTCCTGCCCTTCGGGGTGGCCGAGGTCACGGGACCCTCCATGGTCCCGACGCTGCGCCACGGGGACCAACTGCTCGTCCACTACGGGGCCCGCCTCAGGGTCGGTGACGTGGTCGTGCTGCGGCATCCCTTCCAGCAGGACCTGCTCGTCGTCAAACGGGCCGCCGAGCGACGCGACGGCGGCTGGTGGGTGCTCGGGGACAACGCGTACGCGGGCGGGGACAGCACCGACTACGGGGCCGTGCCCGACGAACTCGTGCTCGGCAAGGTGCGGTTCCGGTACCGGCCCAGGCCGGACGGTCAGCGTTCGCCGTTCGCGCTCGCCCGCTGGGCGCTCTCGGCCGCCCGTCCAGTGCTCGGCGACCGGTCCGCCTCCAGGCGTTTGCGGGCGCGGTAG
- a CDS encoding CGNR zinc finger domain-containing protein gives MELAYYSDYAVRLVNTEEPARGKDSLTSVDAVRDLFGANQSAARRATDADVTRFRSVRARLRSVFGAADDGDETLAVDLLNSLLLEFPVSPQISGHDFRDDDGSPLWHMHLADHPSNATAGYAAIAAMGLAFHLTEYGVDRLGLCEAAPCRNAYLDTSTNRSRRYCSDRCATRANVAAYRARKRLEADRSPSTGRAAESAQRASANGER, from the coding sequence GTGGAACTGGCCTATTACTCGGACTATGCGGTACGCCTCGTCAACACGGAGGAGCCGGCCCGGGGCAAGGACTCGCTCACCTCGGTCGACGCCGTTCGCGATCTCTTCGGGGCGAACCAGTCGGCGGCCCGGCGGGCCACGGACGCCGACGTCACCCGCTTCCGCTCGGTGCGGGCCCGGCTGCGCTCGGTCTTCGGGGCGGCGGACGACGGCGACGAGACACTCGCCGTGGACCTGCTGAACTCGCTCCTGCTGGAGTTCCCGGTGAGCCCGCAGATCTCCGGGCACGACTTCCGGGACGACGACGGCAGCCCGCTGTGGCACATGCACCTGGCGGACCATCCCTCCAACGCGACCGCGGGCTATGCCGCCATCGCCGCGATGGGCCTCGCCTTCCATCTCACCGAGTACGGCGTGGACCGGCTCGGCCTGTGCGAGGCCGCGCCGTGCCGCAACGCCTACCTCGACACCTCAACCAACCGCTCCCGGCGCTACTGCTCGGACCGCTGCGCGACCCGCGCCAACGTGGCGGCCTACCGCGCCCGCAAACGCCTGGAGGCGGACCGGTCGCCGAGCACTGGACGGGCGGCCGAGAGCGCCCAGCGGGCGAGCGCGAACGGCGAACGCTGA
- a CDS encoding class I SAM-dependent methyltransferase, translated as MTTTTGTGTDWSAWQESWDRQQEWYLPDREERFRVMLDMVEAFAGPEPRVLDLACGTGSITSRLFERFPKAVSTGVDLDPALLTIAEGTFEGDPRVTFVTADLTDPDWTTRLPYDAYDAVLTATALHWLHSEPLAVLYGQVAELVRDGGVFMNADHMIDESTPRINAAERAHRHAGMEQAKANGIVDWAAWWQLAAQDPVLAAPTARRFEIYGDHADGDFQSVDWHARVLREKGFAEARAVWCSPSDSMVLAVK; from the coding sequence ATGACCACCACGACCGGAACCGGAACCGACTGGTCCGCCTGGCAGGAGAGCTGGGACCGGCAGCAGGAGTGGTATCTGCCGGACCGCGAGGAGCGGTTCCGGGTGATGCTGGACATGGTCGAGGCCTTCGCCGGCCCCGAGCCCCGCGTCCTCGACCTCGCCTGCGGTACGGGTTCCATCACGTCCAGGCTGTTCGAACGGTTCCCGAAGGCCGTCAGCACCGGCGTCGACCTCGACCCCGCGCTCCTCACCATCGCCGAAGGCACGTTCGAGGGCGACCCGCGGGTCACCTTCGTCACCGCCGACCTCACCGACCCCGACTGGACCACGCGGCTGCCGTACGACGCGTACGACGCGGTCCTGACGGCCACGGCCCTGCACTGGCTGCACAGCGAACCTCTCGCCGTCCTCTACGGTCAGGTCGCGGAGCTCGTCCGCGACGGCGGTGTCTTCATGAACGCGGACCACATGATCGACGAGTCGACGCCCCGGATCAACGCGGCGGAGCGCGCGCACCGCCATGCCGGTATGGAACAAGCCAAGGCGAACGGCATCGTCGACTGGGCCGCATGGTGGCAGCTCGCCGCCCAGGACCCCGTCCTCGCCGCGCCGACGGCCCGCCGGTTCGAGATCTACGGCGACCACGCCGACGGCGACTTCCAGAGCGTCGACTGGCACGCCCGCGTCCTCCGCGAGAAGGGCTTCGCCGAGGCCCGCGCGGTGTGGTGCTCGCCCTCCGACTCGATGGTGCTGGCGGTGAAGTAG
- a CDS encoding amino acid ABC transporter ATP-binding protein translates to MTAMVKAEGIHKSFGPVEVLKGIDLEVQTGEVFCLIGPSGSGKSTFLRCINHLEKINAGRLYVDGELVGYRQKGDKLYELKDSEVALKRRDIGMVFQRFNLFPHMTATENVMEAPVQVKGVSRVQARERARELLDRVGLGDKAGNYPSQLSGGQQQRVAIARALAMEPKLMLFDEPTSALDPELVGDVLDVMRDLAESGMTMVVVTHEMGFAREVGDSLVFMDGGVVVESGSPRDVLTNPQEERTQAFLSKVL, encoded by the coding sequence ATGACCGCCATGGTGAAGGCCGAGGGCATCCACAAGTCCTTCGGTCCCGTCGAGGTCCTCAAGGGCATCGACCTGGAGGTGCAGACGGGCGAGGTGTTCTGCCTCATCGGCCCGTCCGGCTCCGGCAAGTCGACGTTCCTCCGGTGCATCAACCACCTTGAGAAGATCAACGCCGGGCGGCTGTACGTCGACGGCGAGCTGGTCGGCTACCGCCAGAAGGGCGACAAGCTGTACGAGCTGAAGGACAGCGAGGTCGCGCTCAAGCGCCGTGACATCGGCATGGTGTTCCAGCGCTTCAACCTGTTCCCGCACATGACGGCCACCGAGAACGTCATGGAGGCGCCGGTCCAGGTCAAGGGCGTCAGCAGGGTCCAGGCCCGTGAGCGCGCCCGTGAGCTGCTCGACCGGGTCGGCCTCGGCGACAAGGCGGGCAACTACCCGTCCCAGCTCTCCGGCGGCCAGCAGCAGCGTGTCGCGATCGCCCGGGCGCTGGCCATGGAGCCGAAGCTGATGCTCTTCGACGAGCCGACCTCGGCGCTCGACCCGGAGCTGGTCGGCGACGTCCTCGACGTCATGCGCGACCTGGCCGAGTCCGGTATGACCATGGTCGTCGTCACCCACGAGATGGGCTTCGCCCGCGAGGTCGGCGACAGTCTGGTCTTCATGGACGGCGGTGTGGTGGTCGAGTCCGGCAGCCCCCGTGACGTGCTGACGAACCCGCAGGAAGAGCGGACGCAGGCGTTCCTCTCCAAGGTCCTCTGA
- a CDS encoding amino acid ABC transporter permease, giving the protein MTVDVSKTDGPSDTPPAGPEAIKAIPVRHPGRYVSAAIALALLGVIVYAFAQAKKINWGAVPDYFFDDRIIEGVLNTLLLTVLSMVIGIVGGILLAVMRLSKNPVTSSIAWFYIWFFRGTPVLVQLFVWFNLGLVFEYINLGPIYKDYWSSFMTPLLTALLGLGLNEAAYMAEICRAGLLSVDEGQTEASHALGMSHTKTLRRIVIPQAMRVIVPPTGNEVINMLKTTSLVSTVQYVDLLKSAQDIGQGSGAIVEMLFLAAAWYLILTSVFSVGQYYLERHYAKGSSRTLPPTPVQRFKAAVLPTRRPKGVSA; this is encoded by the coding sequence GTGACTGTTGACGTCAGCAAGACGGACGGTCCCTCGGACACTCCCCCCGCCGGCCCGGAGGCCATCAAGGCCATCCCGGTCCGGCACCCGGGGCGCTATGTGTCCGCGGCCATCGCGCTCGCTCTCCTCGGCGTGATCGTCTACGCGTTCGCGCAGGCGAAGAAGATCAACTGGGGTGCGGTCCCCGACTACTTCTTCGACGACCGCATCATCGAGGGCGTCCTGAACACCCTCCTGCTCACCGTGCTCTCCATGGTGATCGGCATCGTCGGCGGCATCCTGCTCGCCGTGATGCGGCTGTCGAAGAACCCGGTGACCTCGTCGATCGCGTGGTTCTACATCTGGTTCTTCCGCGGCACACCGGTCCTGGTCCAGCTCTTCGTCTGGTTCAACCTGGGCCTGGTCTTCGAGTACATCAACCTCGGCCCGATCTACAAGGACTACTGGTCCTCGTTCATGACGCCGCTGCTGACGGCGCTGCTCGGCCTCGGCCTCAACGAGGCCGCGTACATGGCGGAGATCTGCCGCGCCGGTCTGCTCTCGGTCGACGAGGGCCAGACCGAGGCGTCGCACGCGCTCGGCATGAGCCACACCAAGACGCTGCGCCGGATCGTCATCCCGCAGGCGATGCGCGTGATCGTGCCGCCGACGGGCAACGAGGTCATCAACATGCTGAAGACCACGTCGCTCGTCTCGACGGTGCAGTACGTGGACCTACTCAAGTCGGCCCAGGACATCGGCCAGGGTTCGGGCGCCATCGTGGAGATGCTGTTCCTCGCCGCCGCCTGGTACCTGATCCTGACCAGCGTCTTCAGCGTCGGGCAGTACTACCTGGAGAGGCACTACGCGAAGGGCTCCTCCCGGACCCTCCCGCCGACGCCGGTCCAGCGTTTCAAGGCGGCCGTGCTGCCCACGCGCCGCCCGAAGGGAGTCTCGGCATGA
- a CDS encoding ABC transporter substrate-binding protein, giving the protein MTASTTCRTTGLRSRTAAVGAIAVAGALLLTACGDQTKKDNGSDTASTSAAPLADKLPAAIRDKGVINVGSDIAYAPVEYKDSSGKVVGIDIDIAEAMGKQLGVDFKFQNATFDTLIGGLAAKRYDIAMSAMTDTKDRQEGVDADTGKKVGAGVDFVDYFTAGVSLYTNKGDDQSIKTWDDLCGKTIAVQRNTFSHDLAKDQAKKCKDDGGKELKIEDFATNPEAETRMRSKGADVVSADYPVAAYSVKTSGGGKYFEIVGDQVEAGPYGIAVAKDNTELRDALQAAVQAIIDSGEYEKIIKKWGVEDGSVTEAKINGGS; this is encoded by the coding sequence ATGACCGCAAGCACCACCTGTCGTACGACCGGCCTGCGCTCCCGGACAGCCGCGGTCGGAGCGATCGCGGTCGCGGGCGCCCTGCTGCTCACCGCCTGCGGTGACCAGACCAAGAAGGACAACGGTTCCGACACCGCCTCCACGAGCGCGGCCCCGCTGGCCGACAAGCTCCCGGCGGCGATCCGGGACAAGGGCGTGATCAACGTCGGTTCGGACATCGCGTACGCCCCGGTCGAGTACAAGGACAGCTCCGGCAAGGTCGTCGGCATCGACATCGACATCGCCGAGGCGATGGGCAAGCAGCTCGGTGTGGACTTCAAGTTCCAGAACGCCACGTTCGACACCCTCATCGGTGGTCTCGCGGCCAAGCGGTACGACATAGCGATGTCGGCCATGACCGACACCAAGGACCGCCAGGAGGGCGTCGACGCCGACACCGGCAAGAAGGTCGGCGCCGGCGTCGACTTCGTCGACTACTTCACTGCGGGTGTCTCGCTGTACACCAACAAGGGTGACGACCAGTCCATCAAGACCTGGGACGACCTCTGCGGCAAGACGATCGCCGTGCAGCGCAACACGTTCTCGCACGACCTCGCCAAGGACCAGGCGAAGAAGTGCAAGGACGACGGCGGCAAGGAACTCAAGATCGAGGACTTCGCCACCAACCCCGAGGCCGAGACCCGGATGCGTTCCAAGGGCGCGGACGTCGTCTCCGCCGACTACCCGGTCGCCGCGTACTCGGTGAAGACCTCGGGCGGCGGCAAGTACTTCGAGATCGTCGGCGACCAGGTCGAGGCGGGCCCGTACGGCATCGCCGTCGCGAAGGACAACACCGAGCTGCGCGACGCGCTGCAGGCCGCCGTCCAGGCGATCATCGACAGCGGCGAGTACGAGAAGATCATCAAGAAGTGGGGAGTCGAGGACGGCTCCGTCACCGAGGCCAAGATCAACGGCGGTTCCTGA
- a CDS encoding NAD(P)-dependent malic enzyme — MAAEIVNPRTESSDGSTGQEGGGEPLNSVDSFDPAFALHRGGKMAVQATVPIRDKDDLSLAYTPGVARVCTAIAEQPELVNDYTWKSSVVAVVTDGTAVLGLGDIGPEASLPVMEGKAILFKQFGGVDAVPIALACTDVDEIIETVVRLAPSFGGVNLEDISAPRCFEIERRLQEALDIPVFHDDQHGTAVVTLAALRNAARLTGRGIGDLRAVISGAGAAGVAIAKMLLEAGLGDVAVTDRKGIVSVDREDLTPVKRELAELTNKAGLSGSLEDALAGADVFIGVSGGTVPEAAVASMAEGAFVFAMANPNPEVHPDVAHKYAAVVATGRSDYPNQINNVLAFPGIFAGALQVRASRITEGMKIAAAEALASVVGDDLAADYVIPSPFDERVAPAVTAAVAAAARAEGVARR, encoded by the coding sequence GTGGCAGCGGAGATTGTCAATCCTCGCACCGAGAGCAGCGACGGCAGTACGGGTCAGGAAGGCGGCGGGGAGCCGCTCAATTCCGTCGACTCCTTCGACCCCGCTTTCGCGCTGCACCGCGGCGGCAAGATGGCCGTGCAGGCCACCGTGCCGATCCGTGACAAGGACGACCTGTCCCTGGCCTACACGCCCGGCGTCGCGCGCGTGTGCACCGCCATCGCCGAGCAGCCGGAACTGGTCAACGACTACACGTGGAAGTCGTCGGTCGTCGCCGTCGTGACGGACGGTACGGCGGTCCTGGGTCTCGGCGACATCGGCCCCGAGGCCTCCCTCCCCGTGATGGAGGGCAAGGCGATCCTGTTCAAGCAGTTCGGCGGCGTCGACGCGGTGCCGATCGCGCTCGCCTGCACGGACGTCGACGAGATCATCGAGACCGTGGTCCGCCTCGCGCCCTCCTTCGGCGGCGTGAACCTGGAGGACATCTCGGCGCCCCGCTGTTTCGAGATCGAGAGGCGGCTCCAGGAAGCCCTCGACATCCCGGTCTTCCACGACGACCAGCACGGTACGGCGGTCGTGACGCTGGCGGCTCTCCGGAACGCCGCCCGGCTGACCGGCCGTGGGATCGGCGATCTGCGGGCCGTGATCTCGGGTGCGGGCGCGGCGGGCGTCGCCATCGCCAAGATGCTGCTGGAGGCCGGTCTCGGCGACGTCGCGGTCACCGACCGCAAGGGCATCGTCTCCGTGGACCGCGAGGACCTCACGCCGGTCAAGCGTGAGCTCGCCGAGCTCACCAACAAGGCCGGGCTCTCGGGCTCCCTGGAGGACGCCCTCGCGGGCGCGGACGTCTTCATCGGCGTCTCCGGCGGGACGGTCCCGGAGGCGGCGGTGGCCTCGATGGCCGAGGGCGCGTTCGTCTTCGCCATGGCCAACCCGAACCCCGAGGTGCACCCGGACGTGGCCCACAAGTACGCGGCCGTCGTCGCGACCGGGCGCTCCGACTACCCCAACCAGATCAACAACGTCCTCGCCTTCCCGGGCATCTTCGCCGGCGCCCTCCAGGTGCGGGCCTCCCGGATCACCGAGGGCATGAAGATCGCGGCGGCCGAGGCGCTGGCGTCGGTCGTCGGGGACGATCTCGCCGCGGATTACGTCATCCCGTCGCCGTTCGACGAGCGGGTCGCCCCGGCGGTGACCGCGGCGGTCGCGGCCGCGGCCCGGGCCGAGGGTGTTGCTCGACGCTGA